Proteins encoded together in one Miscanthus floridulus cultivar M001 chromosome 16, ASM1932011v1, whole genome shotgun sequence window:
- the LOC136510437 gene encoding uncharacterized protein has translation MADNQNGTEEDIPESKLELAGPVWGQLGEKAKNSIHPTNPIKCLEFCNELEKMRTWLESHVRFGVSRLGPGSSWGGRASAILAGCLCGRRLRWGWQSEGPGGRRRGAGRVASGAWPPEGRRASSGAGRRRAGRGVRGRPPGGSGRSSEGRSGGRSGAWPLRRPGGDVGGAGRGGVWGLAHRRGRPWPAGGQGCGDGRAGARAEGARAGGVLEAGAGAEAARAGG, from the exons atggccgacaaccagaaCGGGACG GAAGAAGACATACCTGAAAGCAAGCTCGAGCTCGCAGGTCCGGTGTGGGGGCAGCTGGGCG AGAAGGCAAAGAACAGCATCCACCCTACAAATCCTATAAAGTGCCTGGAATTTTGCAACGAACTGGAGAAGATGAGAACCTGGCTGGAGTCGCACGTCAGATTTGGGGTGAGCCGTTTGGGGCCTGGCAGCTCTTGGGGCGGGCGGGCGTCGGCAATCCTGGCTGGGTGTTTGTGCGGGCGGCGTCTGCGCTGGGGCTGGCAGTCGGAGGGGCCGGGCGGGCGGCGTCGAGGGGCCGGGCGGGTGGCGTCCGGGGCCTGGCCGCCGGAGGGCAGGCGGGCGTCGTCTGGGGCTGGCCGCCGAAGGGCCGGCCGGGGCGTCCGGGGCCGGCCGCCGGGGGGCAGCGGGCGGTCGTCGGAGGGCCGGTCGGGCGGCCGATCCGGGGCCTGGCCGCTGAGGCGACCGGGCGGCGACGTCGGAGGGGCCGGGCGGGGCGGCGTCTGGGGCCTGGCCCACCGGAGGGGGCGGCCCTGGCCCGCCGGGGGGCAGGGGTGTGGAGACGGGCGAGCGGGAGCGCGAGCAGAGGGCGCGCGGGCGGGCGGCGTCCTGGAGGCGGGAGCGGGAGCAGAGGCGGCACGTGCGGGCGGGTGA